One genomic segment of Zymoseptoria tritici IPO323 chromosome 5, whole genome shotgun sequence includes these proteins:
- a CDS encoding putative alpha 1,3 glucan synthase (. Related to S. pombe mok proteins) has translation MASLIALVLWLFALQVLASPYDPREVDYNLNTDRDAKQPLQYAGQWEGHNYTKSPDNWRFPFYTLFLDRFVNGDPTNDNINGTLFEHDPLSTLFRHGGDAKGLTDSLDYLQGMGVKGIYIAGTILLSFPWAYDQYSPYDTTVLDHHFATLAQWQSAIDEIHRRGMYLMLDTTGATQLCRMSDLLAFDGYPNSSTPFNPKEYKVEYKSERRYHDFSFGNTYNETCEYPRFWNESGHRVLPGSSENFDKVGPGCYDSDFDQYGDTEAFGVFPDWQRQLSKFASVQDRLREWVPSVRQRIEHFACLIIGQLDIDGFRYDKATQMTPDPIAEMAKAMRTCARNYGKENFFITGEIAGGNNFGSIYLGRGREPEMASKNITEAVLTTNADSERFLREEGLNGFDAVAFHYSIYRTLQRFLGLDGIVSAGYDVPADLVDTWNVMLTTNDMLNANTGKFDPRHMWGASNQDVFRWPAMVGGLDRGLLGLYVVTLHMPGIPLLLWGEEQAFYIMDNTAENYVFGRQAMTSTPAWQMHGCYKLGSSQFINWPLDEGLHGCKDDTAAYDHRDPSHPVRNIIKSMNALRERYPVLRDGFNLQSLSKQTHEVVLPYSGGTPTEYGMWSVVRNQLDVLEAVGNGSVWFVYHNDPLPVNYSFDCTNNDTALLAPFPQGTKVKNLLAPYDKITLQEGPGKKLFIDKSEEANGCVKEMKFGPYGYMAYVPVSAWTAPEPMLTKFIPGHDARLNSSSRVAIELRFSTEMDCDSVTQAISFTSKTDGGATPTIDNTTIACTTMEAADVPTYGAYVPSTWSWKADLIDVADGIHKMTLRDEATTDGIKVTAVDHLLFRIGSRTNPMVWTNAANYTRKAYTKQSGELVFTHDAAGADKFRYSTNFGSSWTNWTDYKGGKTTITELPWSGTKLQKWHGHHIQMQYWSELAGSSSHLQHADADWPENKPPRWYPHLFAQGLYNSFGYDAGLPNYAHQDKDGLSKFHFSAEWPSELQFNVWGMNPDGEPDKTFVFGDVNRDNVLDRMVPQSLAAPMINISTHPAAPYLAYEVQVDSGSLRYTLVPRGSRIVQMLLFGLLWTLPVISASLAIWAYMGFFYKIKFNATGISKKGVAGFFGNFRKRRAGFEQLDNDKDRTVSESLPLTEMKNRSVSDNSVAATLAAAGKNKRRTVLIATIEYDIEDWNIKVKIGGLGVMAQLMGKALGEQDLIWVVPCVGGIDYPIDRMAEPMTVTILEKEYEIQVQYHQLRNITYVLLDAPVFRQQTKAEPYPPRMDDLDSAIYYSAWNQCIAEAVNRFPVDIYHINDYHGAAAPLYLLPRTIPCCLSLHNAEFQGLWPMRGKKEQDEVCKAYNLSREVVQKYVQFGEVFNLIHAAASYLRVHQKGFGAVGVSNKYGPRSWARYPVFWQLKAIGKLPNPDPSDVEPYNKEAEMKQLANIKIDPAYEAARGDLRKQAQEWAGLKVDPEAELFVFVGRWSVQKGIDLIADVFPAVLDKHANVQLICVGPVIDLHGKFAALKLEQIMKKYPGRVYSKPEFTALPPFIFSGAEFALIPSRDEPFGLVAVEFGRKGALGVGARVGGLGQMPGWWFTVESDTSRHMMHQFKAAIEDALSSAHDVRADMRARSAKQRFPVAQWVEDLEILQSASIRIHEKERRSSKVVQRQSGAGLEVLIPPSRNVSQERLSMYEAEDEDTIGPLPTQGESGSSAASGGLNRTLSLGTRAGPGHRPSRLRLLVPHDDGAEDENENMETTGILRDFNDLDNVVPRTMARLDEERGRSTRKVTPRISVMDPTPIDPRPMNLSRGGGSQTRSPSPTSGSASPDPGLGLFPLRSANASRSSLLSLDEVTHGRSDYNLQKIELNFTDKTGEYYNKFQSMLEKDLNAKTSESSLAIEDFLKESEKEWAGRYRNAKLGRSPLASRGPSPAPSRSSSSDSSRRSSMSHQDFHASTAYEPSNMEDEFLMKEGYVRPSILKRWLRTRVMDWPIYSIFLAIGQIMAANSYQIVLITGGTHGNETLRIYIVSLIYLVASLVWWFVYRRLKPRFVLSIPFALYGLAFTIIGLAPFIPQGVGRDWARNVATALYATASASGSLYFALNFGDEGGAPIKAWVYRACLIQGFQQIYIVALFYWGRTISEASARGIDARNMYANKPILAAASLPVAAVLFGIGLLLFTSLPPYYRQTPGKIPEFYRSLARRKLIMWFLVSVILQNYFLSAPYGRSWGYLWSSTYAPKWAIALLVLVFFIGVWTLILLICAQLSKSHSWFLPMFAFGLLAPRWAQMWWGTSSYGLWLPWVPGGPVAGALAGRSLWLWLGVLDAVQGVGIGMALLQTLTRIHVAVVLTAAQVLGAAITILAKATSPDRNGPGPVFPDLSAGVVAGLSQPWFWIALACQLVIPVGYFFFFRKEQLSKP, from the exons ATGGCGAGTCTAATCGCCTTGGTCTTGTGGCTCTTCGCCTTGCAGGTCCTGGCCTCACCGTACGATCCTCGCGAAGTCGACTACAACCTGAACACCGATCGCGATGCGAAGCAACCGCTGCAATATGCCGGCCAGTGGGAGGGTCACAATTATACGAAATCTCCAGACAATTGGCGGTTCCCATTTTACACACTCTTCCTGGATCGGTTCGTGAACGGCGACCCAACAAACGACAACATCAATGGAACCCTTTTTGAGCACGATCCTTTGAGCACACTGTTCCGCCATGGAGGTGATGCGAAAGGTCTGACGGACTCCTTGGACTATCTTCAAGGAATGGGTGTGAAG GGAATCTATATCGCCGGCACAATTCTTCTGAGTTTTCCCTGGGCATACGATCAGTACTCG CCTTATGACACGACGGTTTTAGACCACCATTTCGCAACCCTAGCACAATGGCAGTcggcgatcgacgagattCATCGCCGCGGCATGTATCTGATGCTCGACACTACTGGAGCAACGCAA TTGTGCAGGATGTCCGACCTACTCGCATTCGACGGCTACCCCAACTCGTCCACGCCGTTCAATCCGAAAGAGTACAAGGTAGAATACAAGTCGGAACGGAGATACCACGATTTCAGCTTTGGCAACACATACAACGAAACCTGCGAATATCCTCGATTCTGGAACGAGTCGGGCCACCGCGTGCTCCCGGGCTCAAGCGAGAACTTTGACAAAGTTGGGCCTGGCTGCTATGACAGCGACTTTGATCAGTATGGAGACACGGAAGCTTTCGGTGTATTCCCGGACTGGCAACGGCAGTTGTCCAAGTTTGCATCCGTGCAAGATCGTCTGCGCGAATGGGTGCCGTCAGTAAGACAGCGCATAGAGCATTTTGCCTGTCTCATCATTGGACAATTGGATATCGACGGGTTCCGGTACGACAAAGCCACGCAAATGACACCAGACCCGATTGCGGAGATGGCGAAAGCGATGAGAACCTGCGCACGGAACTACGGGAAAGAAAACTTCTTCATTACGGGAGAGATCGCGGGAGGAAACAACTTCGGCTCCATCTACCTTGGTCGCGGTAGAGAGCCTGAGATGGCCTCGAAGAACATCACCGAAGCTGTTTTGACCACAAATGCCGACAGCGAGCGCTTTCTTCGGGAGGAAGGCCTGAATGGCTTTGATGCCGTTGCATTCCACTACAGTATCTACCGAACGCTTCAACGATTTTTGGGTCTGGATGGAATCGTCTCAGCTG GATACGACGTGCCTGCAGATCTTGTTGATACCTGGAATGTTATGCTTACTACAAATGACATGCTCAATGCGAATACAGGCAAATTCGATCCACGGCACATGTGGGGCGCATCTAACCAG GACGTTTTTCGCTGGCCTGCAATGGTTGGCGGTCTCGATCGAGGACTCCTCGGACTGTACGTGGTTACTCTGCACATGCCCGGCATTCCGCTGCTACTATGGGGAGAAGAGCAAGCATTCTACATCATGGACAATACAGCAGAGAACTATGTCTTTGGTAGACAGGCCATGACATCCACACCGGCTTGGCAGATGCACGGATGCTACAAGCTCGGTTCATCACAGTTCATCAATTGGCCTCTGGACGAGGGTCTGCACGGTTGTAAAGATGACACGGCAGCTTATGATCATCGGGATCCTTCGCATCCAGTTCGGAATATCATCAAGTCAATGAACGCCCTACGAGAAAGGTATCCAGTGCTGCGGGATGGCTTCAACCTGCAGTCGTTATCGAAACAGACACACGAGGTCGTGCTGCCCTACTCGGGAGGAACTCCAACAGAATATGGAATGTGGAGCGTGGTTCGAAACCAGCTCGACGTTCTGGAAGCAGTTGGCAATGGCTCCGTCTGGTTCGTTTACCACAACGACCCGTTGCCGGTGAACTACAGCTTTGACTGCACCAACAACGATACCGCTCTACTTGCACCATTTCCACAAGGCACCAAGGTCAAGAATCTGCTTGCGCCGTACGACAAGATCACCCTCCAAGAAGGACCCGGCAAGAAGTTGTTCATCGACAAGTCCGAGGAGGCCAACGGATGTGTCAAAGAAATGAAGTTCGGACCATATGGGTACATGGCTTATGTTCCTGTCAGTGCGTGGACTGCTCCCGAACCTATGCTGACGAAGTTCATACCTGGTCACGATGCGCGGCTGAACTCTTCTTCACGGGTCGCTATTGAGCTTCGCTTTTCGACAGAAATGGACTGCGACTCGGTGACTCAAGCCATCAGCTTTACATCCAAGACCGATGGTGGCGCCACGCCAACAATCGACAACACCACTATCGCCTGCACGACCATGGAAGCAGCAGATGTGCCAACTTATGGCGCCTACGTTCCGTCCACCTGGAGCTGGAAAGCGGATCTGATTGACGTTGCTGACGGCATCCACAAAATGACTCTTCGGGACGAAGCCACAACAGATGGCATCAAAGTCACTGCTGTGGACCACCTGCTCTTCCGTATCGGTAGCCGGACGAATCCCATGGTGTGGACCAACGCCGCAAACTACACTCGCAAAGCATACACAAAGCAGAGCGGAGAGCTGGTGTTCACTCACGATGCGGCTGGAGCGGACAAATTTCGATACAGCACGAACTTTGGTTCTAGTTGGACGAACTGGACTGACTACAAAGGGGGGAAGACGACCATCACTGAGTTACCATGGTCCGGCACCAAGCTTCAAAAATGGCACGGTCATCATATCCAGATGCAGTATTGGAGCGAACTGGCTGGCAGTAGCTCTCACCTGCAGCATGCCGATGCCGACTGGCCAGAGAACAAGCCTCCCAGGTGGTACCCGCACCTGTTCGCCCAAGGTCTTTACAACTCTTTCGGATACGATGCGGGACTTCCAAACTATGCTCATCAGGACAAGGACGGGCTTTCGAAATTCCACTTCTCCGCGGAATGGCCATCTGAGCTTCAATTCAATGTGTGGGGCATGAATCCAGACGGAGAGCCTGATAAGACATTCGTCTTTGGAGATGTGAACAGAGACAATGTCCTCGATCGAATGGTTCCACAGTCCCTGGCCGCACCTATGATCAACATCTCCACCCATCCCGCTGCACCTTATCTGGCATATGAAGTCCAAGTTGACTCAGGCAGTCTACGGTACACACTCGTTCCGAGGGGCAGTCGAATCGTGCAGATGCTCTTGTTCGGCCTGCTTTGGACGCTTCCCGTCATCTCAGCAAGTTTGGCCATCTGGGCTTACATGGGCTTCTTCTACAAGATCAAGTTCAACGCGACAGGTATCTCCAAGAAAGGCGTGGCTGGATTTTTCGGCAACTTTCGCAAACGCCGAGCTGGATTCGAGCAGCTGGACAATGACAAAGACCGTACGGTTTCTGAGAGCCTGCCACTTACTGAGATGAAGAACCGATCAGTCTCAGACAATTCTGTGGCGGCGACATTGGCCGCTGCGGGCAAGAACAAACGAAGGACTGTACTGATCGCAACGATCGAGTACGACATCGAGGACTGGAACATCAAGGTCAAGATCGGCGGTCTTGGTGTGATGGCGCAGTTGATGGGCAAGGCGCTCGGTGAGCAGGACTTGATCTGGGTGGTTCCATGCGTGGGAGGGATCGACTATCCCATCGATCGAATGGCGGAGCCTATGACTGTGACGATCCTGGAGAAAGAGTATGAGATCCAAGTGCAGTACCATCAGCTGCGTAATATCACATACG TCCTGCTTGATGCACCGGTCTTCCGACAACAGACAAAGGCCGAGCCGTACCCGCCAAGAATGGACGACCTGGACAGTGCCATCTATTACTCCGCATGGAACCAGTGCATTGCAGAGGCTGTGAATCGCTTTCCCGTCGATATTTACCACATCAACGATTACCATG GCGCGGCGGCACCGCTTTACCTCCTTCCAAGAACCATACCATGCTGTCTTTCCCTGCACAACGCAGAGTTTCAAGGCCTGTGGCCAATGCGAGGGAAGAAAGAACAGGACGAAGTCTGCAAAGCCTATAACTTGTCTCGCGAGGTTGTGCAGAAATACGTGCAGTTCGGTGAAGT ATTCAACCTGATTCACGCCGCCGCGTCCTATCTGCGCGTGCACCAGAAGGGGTTCGGCGCAGTCGGTGTGTCAAACAAGTACGGACCTCGCTCGTGGGCCAGATATCCAGTGTTCTGGCAGCTGAAAGCCATTGGAAAACTGCCAAACCCCGATCCTAGCGACGTCGAGCCGTATAACAAAGAAGCGGAGATGAAGCAGCTGGCGAACATCAAGATTGACCCTGCGTACGAGGCAGCACGAGGAGACCTTCGCAAGCAAGCGCAAGAATGGGCTGGTTTGAAAGTCGACCCAGAGGCGGAGCTATTCGTCTTCGTTGGCCGCTGGTCGGTCCAGAAGGGCATTGATCTTATCGCAGACGTGTTTCCTGCTGTTCTCGACAAGCACGCCAACGTGCAACTTATTTGTGTCGGTCCAGTCATTGACTTGCACGGGAAATTTGCCGCCTTGAAGCTCGAGCAGA TCATGAAGAAATATCCGGGTCGTGTCTACTCTAAGCCAGAATTCACCGCACTACCGCCCTTCATCTTCAGCGGCGCCGA ATTTGCCTTGATCCCCAGCAGAGACGAGCCGTTTGGACTCGTCGCTGTCGAGTTCGGACGAAAGGGTGCTCTCGGTGTTGGTGCACGAGTCGGCGGCCTTGGTCAAATGCCAGGATGGTGGTTCACCGTCGAGAGCGACACGTCCAGACACATGATGCACCAGTTCAAGGCTGCGATCGAGGATGCCCTTTCGTCCGCTCACGATGTGAGAGCTGACATGCGAGCTCGGTCGGCCAAACAACGATTCCCGGTCGCGCAATGGGTCGAGGATCTTGAGATATTGCAGAGCGCATCGATTCGGATCCACGAGAAAGAACGCCGGTCAAGCAAGGTCGTTCAAAGACAATCAGGCGCAGGTTTGGAAGTGCTCATTCCGCCGAGCAGGAATGTCAGCCAGGAACGTCTTTCGATGTACGAagcagaagacgaggacACCATAGGCCCGCTACCGACCCAAGGGGAATCTGGCAGTTCGGCTGCCTCAGGTGGCCTGAACCGAACGCTCTCCCTAGGAACCCGCGCTGGACCCGGTCATCGTCCATCCCGCCTGCGGCTGCTAGTACCGCACGACGATGGAGCCGAGGACGAGAACGAGAACATGGAA ACCACCGGAATCCTACGTGACTTTAACGATCTCGACAACGTTGTACCACGCACGATGGCAAGACTGGATGAAGAGCGTGGGAGATCAACTCGAAAGGTCACCCCGCGGATCTCTGTCATGGATCCTACACCCATCGATCCCCGTCCGATGAACCTCAGCCGAGGGGGAGGATCCCAAACCAGATCTCCAAGCCCAACCTCTGGCTCAGCATCGCCGGATCCAGGTCTGGGACTTTTCCCGTTGCGATCTGCGAATGCCTCTCGCTCGTCTTTGCTCAGTCTTGACGAGGTAACGCACGGTCGCAGCGACTACAACCTCCAAAAGATCGAGCTGAACTTCACTGACAAGACTGGAGAATACTACAACAAATTTCAGTCAATGTTGGAGAAAGATCTCAACGCCAAGACCTCCGAGAGCTCGCTCGCCATCGAAGACTTCTTGAAAGAGAGCGAGAAGGAATGGGCCGGCAGATATCGTAACGCAAAGCTGGGTCGATCACCACTTGCAAGTCGTGGACCGTCGCCAGCGCCCAGCAGGAGTAGTTCTTCTGATTCATCGAGGCGCTCGTCGATGAGCCACCAGGACTTCCATGCCTCGACCGCATATGAGCCTTCGAACATGGAGGACGAATTCTTGATGAAAGAAGGTTACGTGCGACCTTCGATCTTGAAACGCTGGCTGCGGACGAGGGTGATGGACTGGCCAATTTACAGTATATTCTTGGCCATCGGTCAG ATCATGGCCGCCAACTCCTACCAGATTGTGCTCATCACGGGTGGCACCCACGGAAACGAGACACTCAGGATCTATATCGTCAGTTTGATCTATCTCGTCGCATCCTTGGTCTGGTGGTTCGTGTACCGAAGGCTGAAGCCACGCTTCGTCTTGTCCATTCCGTTTGCGTTGTACGGGCTGGCATTCACTATCATTGGACTGGCACCATTCATCCCCCAAGGAGTTGGAAGAGACTGGGCGCGCAACGTGGCGACTGCGTTGTACGCCACGGCGTCCGCAAGTGGTTCGCTCTATTTTGCTTTGAACTTTGGCGACGAAG GTGGCGCTCCAATCAAAGCCTGGGTCTACCGTGCCTGTCTCATCCAAGGATTCCAACAAATCTACATCGTCGCCTTATTCTACTGGGGCCGCACAATATCCGAAGCATCCGCTAGAGGAATCGATGCGCGAAACATGTATGCAAACAAGCCTATCCTGGCGGCCGCTTCACTGCCCGTTGCAGCAGTGCTATTCGGCATCGGACTCCTCCTATTCACATCTTTGCCGCCATACTATCGCCAAACGCCCGGAAAGATCCCCGAGTTCTACCGATCTCTGGCCCGACGCAAGCTGATCATGTGGTTCCTTGTGTCTGTCATCCTGCAGAACTACTTCCTTTCAGCACCATACGGCCGCAGCTGGGGCTACCTCTGGAGCTCGACTTACGCACCCAAATGGGCGATCGCGCTTCTCGTactcgtcttcttcatcggaGTCTGGACCTTGATCCTCCTCATATGCGCACAGCTCAGCAAGTCTCACTCCTGGTTCCTGCCGATGTTCGCCTTTGGTCTGTTAGCTCCCCGATGGGCTCAGATGTGGTGGGGTACATCTTCTTACGGCCTCTGGCTGCCTTGGGTGCCCGGTGGACCAGTCGCCGGTGCGCTCGCCGGTCGATCGCTCTGGTTATGGCTCGGTGTTTTGGACGCTGTTCAGGGCGTCGGCATCGGTATGGCGCTGCTGCAGACTCTGACTAGAATCCATGTTGCCGTGGTGTTGACCGCGGCGCAAGTTCTGGGAGCGGCCATCACAATCCTTGCCAAAGCTACTTCGCCGGACAGAAATGGTCCAGGCCCAGTGTTTCCTGATCTCTCCGCTGGCGTGGTAGCTGGACTATCGCAGCCCTGGTTCTGGATTGCACTGGCGTGTCAGCTGGTCATTCCAGTGGGATActttttcttcttccggAAGGAGCAGCTGAGCAAGCCTTGA